The following coding sequences lie in one Pseudorca crassidens isolate mPseCra1 chromosome 2, mPseCra1.hap1, whole genome shotgun sequence genomic window:
- the PTCH2 gene encoding protein patched homolog 2 isoform X8 → MLIQTPRQEGENVLTPEALGLHLQAAVTASKVQVSLYGKSWDLNKICYKSGVPLIENGMIERMIEKLFPCVILTPLDCFWEGAKLQGGSAYLPGRPDIQWTNLDPEQLLEELGPFASLEGFRELLDKAQVGQAYVGRPCLHPDDLHCPSSAPNHHSRQAPNVAQELSGGCHGFSHKFMHWQEELLLGGMARDPQGQLLRAEALQSTFLLMSPRQLYEHFRGDYQTHDIGWSEEQAGTVLQAWQRRFVQLAQEALPGNASQQIHAFSSTTLDDILHAFSEVSAARVVGGYLLMLAYACVTMLRWDCAQSQGAVGLAGVLLVALAVASGLGLCALLGIAFNAATTQVLPFLALGIGVDDIFLLAHAFTEAPPGTPLQERTGECLQRTGTSVALTSINNMVAFFMAALVPIPALRAFSLQAAVVVGCNFAAVMLVFPAVLSLDLHRRHCQRLDVLCCFSSPCSARVIQILPQELGDRTVPVGIAHLTATVQAFAHCEASSQHVVTILPPQAHLVPPPSDPLASELFSPGGSTRDLLGQEEGTRQKAACKSLPCARWNLAHFARSQFAPLLLQSHTKAMVLVLSGALLGLSLYGSTLVQDGLALTDVVPRGTKEHAFLSAQLRYFSLYEVALVTQGGFDYAHSQRALFDLHQRFSSLKAVLPPPATQAPRTWLHYYRNWLQGIQAAFDQDWASGRITHHSYRNGSEDGALAYKLLIQTGDAQEPLDFSQLTTRKLVDKDGLIPPELFYVGLTVWVSSDPLGLAASQANFYPPPPEWLHDKYDTTGENLRIPAAQPLEFAQFPFLLHGLQKTADFVETIEGARAACAEAGQAGVRAYPSGSPFLFWEQYLGLRRCFLLAVCILLVCTFLVCALLLLNPWAASLIVLVLAVMTVELFGIMGFLGIKLSAIPVVILVASVGIGVEFTVHVALGFLTSQGSRNLRAARALEHTLAPVTDGAVSTLLGLLMLAGSNFDFIVRYFFVVLTVLTLLGLLHGLVLLPVLLSILGPPPEVVQMYKESPEVLSPPAAQGGGLRWGVAPTLPQSFARVTTSMTVALRPPPLPGAYVHPASEEPTWSPAATPAASGSSNLSSRGPCPAT, encoded by the exons ATGTTGATACAGACCCCGCGCCAGGAGGGGGAGAACGTCCTCACACCTGAGGCACTTGGCCTCCACCTCCAGGCAGCCGTCACCGCCAGTAAAGTGCAAGTATCACTCTATGGAAA GTCCTGGGATTTGAACAAAATCTGCTACAAGTCAGGAGTTCCCCTAATTGAAAATGGAATGATTGAGCGG ATGATTGAGAAGCTGTTTCCCTGCGTGATCCTCACCCCCCTCGACTGCTTCTGGGAAGGAGCCAAACTCCAAGGGGGCTCTGCCTACTTGCC GGGCCGCCCCGACATCCAGTGGACCAACCTGGATCCAGAGCAGCTGCTGGAGGAGCTGGGCCCCTTTGCCTCCCTTGAGGGCTTCCGGGAGCTGCTAGACAAGGCACAGGTGGGCCAGGCCTACGTGGGGCGGCCCTGTCTGCACCCTGACGACCTCCACTGCCCATCTAGTGCCCCTAACCATCACAGCAGGCAG GCTCCCAATGTGGCTCAGGAGTTGAGCGGGGGCTGCCATGGCTTCTCCCACAAGTTCATGCACTGGCAGGAGGAACTGCTGCTGGGAGGCATGGCCAGAGACCCCCAAGGACAGCTGCTGAG GGCAGAGGCCCTGCAGAGCACCTTCCTGCTGATGAGTCCCCGCCAGCTCTACGAGCACTTCCGGGGCGACTACCAGACACACGACATCGGCTGGAGCGAGGAGCAGGCCGGCACGGTGCTGCAGGCCTGGCAGCGGCGCTTCGTGCAG CTGGCGCAGGAGGCCCTGCCTGGGAACGCGTCCCAGCAGATCCACGCCTTCTCCTCCACCACCCTGGATGACATCCTGCACGCCTTCTCTGAAGTCAGCGCTGCCCGCGTGGTGGGAGGCTACCTGCTCATG cTGGCCTACGCCTGCGTGACAATGCTGCGGTGGGACTGTGCTCAGTCCCAGGGTGCTGTGGGCCTCGCCGGGGTGCTGCTGGTGGCCCTAGCGGTGGCCTCGGGCCTCGGGCTCTGCGCCCTGCTCGGCATCGCCTTCAATGCCGCCACTACCCAG GTGCTGCCCTTCTTGGCACTGGGCATTGGCGTGGATGACATATTCCTGCTGGCACATGCCTTCACAGAGGCTCCACCTGGCACCCCTCTCCAG GAGCGCACAGGTGAGTGTCTGCAGCGCACAGGCACCAGCGTTGCACTCACGTCCATCAACAACATGGTCGCCTTCTTCATGGCTGCCCTAGTTCCCATCCCTGCACTGCGGGCCTTCTCCTTGCAG GCGGCAGTAGTGGTTGGCTGCAACTTTGCAGCCGTGATGCTTGTCTTCCCAGCGGTCCTCAGCCTGGACCTGCACCGGCGCCACTGCCAGCGCCTTGATGTGCTCTGCTGCTTCTCTAG cCCCTGCTCTGCTCGGGTGATTCAGATTCTGCCCCAGGAGCTGGGGGATAGGACAGTACCAGTGGGCATTGCTCACCTGACTGCCACTGTTCAGGCATTTGCGCACTGTGAAGCCAGCAGCCAGCATGTGGTCACCATCCTGCCTCCCCAAGCCCACCTGGTGCCCCCACCTTCTGACCCACTGGCCTCTGAGCTCTTCAGCCCAGGAGGGTCAACACGGGACCTTCTAGGCCAGGAGGAGGGGACAAGGCAGAAGGCAGCCTGCAAGTCCCTGCCCTGCGCCCGCTGGAATCTTGCCCATTTCGCCCGCTCTCAGTTTGCACCCTTGCTGCTCCAGTCCCACACCAAG GCCATGGTGCTGGTACTTTCTGGGGCTCTTCTGGGCCTGAGCCTCTATGGATCGACCTTGGTGCAGGATGGGCTGGCCCTGACAGATGTGGTGCCTCGGGGCACCAAGGAGCATGCCTTCCTGAGCGCCCAGCTCAGGTACTTCTCTCTGTACGAGGTGGCCCTGGTGACACAGGGTGGCTTTGACTACGCCCACTCCCAACGCGCCCTCTTTGATCTGCACCAGCGCTTCAGTTCCCTCAAGGCAGTGCTGCCCCCACCGGCCACGCAGGCACCCCGCACCTGGCTGCACTATTACCGCAACTGGCTACAGG GAATCCAGGCTGCGTTTGACCAGGACTGGGCTTCTGGGCGCATCACCCACCACTCATACCGCAATGGCTCTGAGGATGGGGCCCTAGCCTACAAGCTGCTCATCCAGACCGGGGATGCCCAGGAGCCTCTTGATTTCAGCCAG CTGACCACAAGGAAGCTGGTGGACAAGGACGGGCTGATTCCACCTGAGCTCTTCTACGTGGGGCTGACCGTGTGGGTGAGCAGTGACCCTCTGGGTCTGGCAGCCTCACAAGCCAACTTCTACCCCCCACCTCCCGAGTGGCTGCATGACAAGTACGACACCACCGGGGAGAACCTTCGCA tcCCGGCGGCCCAGCCCCTGGAGTTTGCCCAGTTCCCCTTTCTACTGCACGGACTCCAGAAGACTGCAGACTTCGTGGAGACCATTGAGGGGGCCCGGGCAGCATGTGCCGAGGCAGGCCAGGCTGGGGTGCGCGCCTACCCCAGCGGCTcccccttcctcttctgggagCAGTATCTGGGCCTGCGGCGCTGCTTCCTGCTGGCGGTCTGCATCCTGCTGGTGTGCACTTTCCTCGTCTGCGCCCTGCTGCTGCTCAACCCCTGGGCAGCTTCCCTCATA gtACTGGTCCTGGCAGTGATGACCGTGGAGCTCTTTGGCATCATGGGTTTCCTGGGCATCAAGCTGAGCGCCATCCCCGTGGTGATCCTTGTGGCGTCTGTAGGCATTGGTGTCGAGTTCACGGTCCATGTGGCTCTG GGCTTCCTGACCTCCCAGGGTAGCCGGAACCTCCGGGCTGcccgggccctagagcacacattGGCCCCGGTGACCGATGGGGCCGTCTCCACATTGCTGGGTCTGCTCATGCTTGCTGGTTCCAACTTTGACTTCATTGTAAG GTACTTCTTCGTGGTGCTGACAGTACTCACACTCCTAGGCCTCCTCCATGGGCTCGTGCTGCTGCCTGTGCTGCTGTCCATCCTGGGCCCCCCACCAGAG GTGGTACAGATGTACAAGGAGAGCCCGGAGGTCCTGAGCCCACCAGCTGCACAAGGAGGAGGGCTCAGGTGGGGGGTagcccccacccttccccagagCTTTGCCAGAGTGACTACCTCCATGACCGTGGCCCTCCGCCCACCCCCACTGCCTGGTGCCTACGTCCACCCGGCCTCTGAAGAGCCTACTTGGTCCCCTGCTGCCACACCAGCTGCCAGTGGCTCCAGCAACCTCAGTTCTAGGGGACCATGTCCAGCCACCTGA
- the PTCH2 gene encoding protein patched homolog 2 isoform X3, producing MARPPPLGELPPGYTPPARSAAPQILAGSLQAPLWLRAYFQGLLFSLGCGIQRHCGKVLFLGLLAFGALALGLRVAIIETDLEQLWVEAGSRVSQELQYTKEKLGEEAAYTSQMLIQTPRQEGENVLTPEALGLHLQAAVTASKVQVSLYGKSWDLNKICYKSGVPLIENGMIERMIEKLFPCVILTPLDCFWEGAKLQGGSAYLPGRPDIQWTNLDPEQLLEELGPFASLEGFRELLDKAQAPNVAQELSGGCHGFSHKFMHWQEELLLGGMARDPQGQLLRAEALQSTFLLMSPRQLYEHFRGDYQTHDIGWSEEQAGTVLQAWQRRFVQLAQEALPGNASQQIHAFSSTTLDDILHAFSEVSAARVVGGYLLMLAYACVTMLRWDCAQSQGAVGLAGVLLVALAVASGLGLCALLGIAFNAATTQVLPFLALGIGVDDIFLLAHAFTEAPPGTPLQERTGECLQRTGTSVALTSINNMVAFFMAALVPIPALRAFSLQAAVVVGCNFAAVMLVFPAVLSLDLHRRHCQRLDVLCCFSSPCSARVIQILPQELGDRTVPVGIAHLTATVQAFAHCEASSQHVVTILPPQAHLVPPPSDPLASELFSPGGSTRDLLGQEEGTRQKAACKSLPCARWNLAHFARSQFAPLLLQSHTKAMVLVLSGALLGLSLYGSTLVQDGLALTDVVPRGTKEHAFLSAQLRYFSLYEVALVTQGGFDYAHSQRALFDLHQRFSSLKAVLPPPATQAPRTWLHYYRNWLQGIQAAFDQDWASGRITHHSYRNGSEDGALAYKLLIQTGDAQEPLDFSQLTTRKLVDKDGLIPPELFYVGLTVWVSSDPLGLAASQANFYPPPPEWLHDKYDTTGENLRIPAAQPLEFAQFPFLLHGLQKTADFVETIEGARAACAEAGQAGVRAYPSGSPFLFWEQYLGLRRCFLLAVCILLVCTFLVCALLLLNPWAASLIVLVLAVMTVELFGIMGFLGIKLSAIPVVILVASVGIGVEFTVHVALGFLTSQGSRNLRAARALEHTLAPVTDGAVSTLLGLLMLAGSNFDFIVRYFFVVLTVLTLLGLLHGLVLLPVLLSILGPPPEVVQMYKESPEVLSPPAAQGGGLRWGVAPTLPQSFARVTTSMTVALRPPPLPGAYVHPASEEPTWSPAATPAASGSSNLSSRGPCPAT from the exons CGGGCAGCCGGGTGAGCCAAGAGCTGCAATACACCAAGGAGAAGCTGGGGGAGGAGGCTGCGTACACCTCCCAGATGTTGATACAGACCCCGCGCCAGGAGGGGGAGAACGTCCTCACACCTGAGGCACTTGGCCTCCACCTCCAGGCAGCCGTCACCGCCAGTAAAGTGCAAGTATCACTCTATGGAAA GTCCTGGGATTTGAACAAAATCTGCTACAAGTCAGGAGTTCCCCTAATTGAAAATGGAATGATTGAGCGG ATGATTGAGAAGCTGTTTCCCTGCGTGATCCTCACCCCCCTCGACTGCTTCTGGGAAGGAGCCAAACTCCAAGGGGGCTCTGCCTACTTGCC GGGCCGCCCCGACATCCAGTGGACCAACCTGGATCCAGAGCAGCTGCTGGAGGAGCTGGGCCCCTTTGCCTCCCTTGAGGGCTTCCGGGAGCTGCTAGACAAGGCACAG GCTCCCAATGTGGCTCAGGAGTTGAGCGGGGGCTGCCATGGCTTCTCCCACAAGTTCATGCACTGGCAGGAGGAACTGCTGCTGGGAGGCATGGCCAGAGACCCCCAAGGACAGCTGCTGAG GGCAGAGGCCCTGCAGAGCACCTTCCTGCTGATGAGTCCCCGCCAGCTCTACGAGCACTTCCGGGGCGACTACCAGACACACGACATCGGCTGGAGCGAGGAGCAGGCCGGCACGGTGCTGCAGGCCTGGCAGCGGCGCTTCGTGCAG CTGGCGCAGGAGGCCCTGCCTGGGAACGCGTCCCAGCAGATCCACGCCTTCTCCTCCACCACCCTGGATGACATCCTGCACGCCTTCTCTGAAGTCAGCGCTGCCCGCGTGGTGGGAGGCTACCTGCTCATG cTGGCCTACGCCTGCGTGACAATGCTGCGGTGGGACTGTGCTCAGTCCCAGGGTGCTGTGGGCCTCGCCGGGGTGCTGCTGGTGGCCCTAGCGGTGGCCTCGGGCCTCGGGCTCTGCGCCCTGCTCGGCATCGCCTTCAATGCCGCCACTACCCAG GTGCTGCCCTTCTTGGCACTGGGCATTGGCGTGGATGACATATTCCTGCTGGCACATGCCTTCACAGAGGCTCCACCTGGCACCCCTCTCCAG GAGCGCACAGGTGAGTGTCTGCAGCGCACAGGCACCAGCGTTGCACTCACGTCCATCAACAACATGGTCGCCTTCTTCATGGCTGCCCTAGTTCCCATCCCTGCACTGCGGGCCTTCTCCTTGCAG GCGGCAGTAGTGGTTGGCTGCAACTTTGCAGCCGTGATGCTTGTCTTCCCAGCGGTCCTCAGCCTGGACCTGCACCGGCGCCACTGCCAGCGCCTTGATGTGCTCTGCTGCTTCTCTAG cCCCTGCTCTGCTCGGGTGATTCAGATTCTGCCCCAGGAGCTGGGGGATAGGACAGTACCAGTGGGCATTGCTCACCTGACTGCCACTGTTCAGGCATTTGCGCACTGTGAAGCCAGCAGCCAGCATGTGGTCACCATCCTGCCTCCCCAAGCCCACCTGGTGCCCCCACCTTCTGACCCACTGGCCTCTGAGCTCTTCAGCCCAGGAGGGTCAACACGGGACCTTCTAGGCCAGGAGGAGGGGACAAGGCAGAAGGCAGCCTGCAAGTCCCTGCCCTGCGCCCGCTGGAATCTTGCCCATTTCGCCCGCTCTCAGTTTGCACCCTTGCTGCTCCAGTCCCACACCAAG GCCATGGTGCTGGTACTTTCTGGGGCTCTTCTGGGCCTGAGCCTCTATGGATCGACCTTGGTGCAGGATGGGCTGGCCCTGACAGATGTGGTGCCTCGGGGCACCAAGGAGCATGCCTTCCTGAGCGCCCAGCTCAGGTACTTCTCTCTGTACGAGGTGGCCCTGGTGACACAGGGTGGCTTTGACTACGCCCACTCCCAACGCGCCCTCTTTGATCTGCACCAGCGCTTCAGTTCCCTCAAGGCAGTGCTGCCCCCACCGGCCACGCAGGCACCCCGCACCTGGCTGCACTATTACCGCAACTGGCTACAGG GAATCCAGGCTGCGTTTGACCAGGACTGGGCTTCTGGGCGCATCACCCACCACTCATACCGCAATGGCTCTGAGGATGGGGCCCTAGCCTACAAGCTGCTCATCCAGACCGGGGATGCCCAGGAGCCTCTTGATTTCAGCCAG CTGACCACAAGGAAGCTGGTGGACAAGGACGGGCTGATTCCACCTGAGCTCTTCTACGTGGGGCTGACCGTGTGGGTGAGCAGTGACCCTCTGGGTCTGGCAGCCTCACAAGCCAACTTCTACCCCCCACCTCCCGAGTGGCTGCATGACAAGTACGACACCACCGGGGAGAACCTTCGCA tcCCGGCGGCCCAGCCCCTGGAGTTTGCCCAGTTCCCCTTTCTACTGCACGGACTCCAGAAGACTGCAGACTTCGTGGAGACCATTGAGGGGGCCCGGGCAGCATGTGCCGAGGCAGGCCAGGCTGGGGTGCGCGCCTACCCCAGCGGCTcccccttcctcttctgggagCAGTATCTGGGCCTGCGGCGCTGCTTCCTGCTGGCGGTCTGCATCCTGCTGGTGTGCACTTTCCTCGTCTGCGCCCTGCTGCTGCTCAACCCCTGGGCAGCTTCCCTCATA gtACTGGTCCTGGCAGTGATGACCGTGGAGCTCTTTGGCATCATGGGTTTCCTGGGCATCAAGCTGAGCGCCATCCCCGTGGTGATCCTTGTGGCGTCTGTAGGCATTGGTGTCGAGTTCACGGTCCATGTGGCTCTG GGCTTCCTGACCTCCCAGGGTAGCCGGAACCTCCGGGCTGcccgggccctagagcacacattGGCCCCGGTGACCGATGGGGCCGTCTCCACATTGCTGGGTCTGCTCATGCTTGCTGGTTCCAACTTTGACTTCATTGTAAG GTACTTCTTCGTGGTGCTGACAGTACTCACACTCCTAGGCCTCCTCCATGGGCTCGTGCTGCTGCCTGTGCTGCTGTCCATCCTGGGCCCCCCACCAGAG GTGGTACAGATGTACAAGGAGAGCCCGGAGGTCCTGAGCCCACCAGCTGCACAAGGAGGAGGGCTCAGGTGGGGGGTagcccccacccttccccagagCTTTGCCAGAGTGACTACCTCCATGACCGTGGCCCTCCGCCCACCCCCACTGCCTGGTGCCTACGTCCACCCGGCCTCTGAAGAGCCTACTTGGTCCCCTGCTGCCACACCAGCTGCCAGTGGCTCCAGCAACCTCAGTTCTAGGGGACCATGTCCAGCCACCTGA
- the PTCH2 gene encoding protein patched homolog 2 isoform X4 produces MARPPPLGELPPGYTPPARSAAPQILAGSLQAPLWLRAYFQGLLFSLGCGIQRHCGKVLFLGLLAFGALALGLRVAIIETDLEQLWVEAGSRVSQELQYTKEKLGEEAAYTSQMLIQTPRQEGENVLTPEALGLHLQAAVTASKVQVSLYGKSWDLNKICYKSGVPLIENGMIERMIEKLFPCVILTPLDCFWEGAKLQGGSAYLPGRPDIQWTNLDPEQLLEELGPFASLEGFRELLDKAQVGQAYVGRPCLHPDDLHCPSSAPNHHSRQAPNVAQELSGGCHGFSHKFMHWQEELLLGGMARDPQGQLLRAEALQSTFLLMSPRQLYEHFRGDYQTHDIGWSEEQAGTVLQAWQRRFVQLAQEALPGNASQQIHAFSSTTLDDILHAFSEVSAARVVGGYLLMLAYACVTMLRWDCAQSQGAVGLAGVLLVALAVASGLGLCALLGIAFNAATTQERTGECLQRTGTSVALTSINNMVAFFMAALVPIPALRAFSLQAAVVVGCNFAAVMLVFPAVLSLDLHRRHCQRLDVLCCFSSPCSARVIQILPQELGDRTVPVGIAHLTATVQAFAHCEASSQHVVTILPPQAHLVPPPSDPLASELFSPGGSTRDLLGQEEGTRQKAACKSLPCARWNLAHFARSQFAPLLLQSHTKAMVLVLSGALLGLSLYGSTLVQDGLALTDVVPRGTKEHAFLSAQLRYFSLYEVALVTQGGFDYAHSQRALFDLHQRFSSLKAVLPPPATQAPRTWLHYYRNWLQGIQAAFDQDWASGRITHHSYRNGSEDGALAYKLLIQTGDAQEPLDFSQLTTRKLVDKDGLIPPELFYVGLTVWVSSDPLGLAASQANFYPPPPEWLHDKYDTTGENLRIPAAQPLEFAQFPFLLHGLQKTADFVETIEGARAACAEAGQAGVRAYPSGSPFLFWEQYLGLRRCFLLAVCILLVCTFLVCALLLLNPWAASLIVLVLAVMTVELFGIMGFLGIKLSAIPVVILVASVGIGVEFTVHVALGFLTSQGSRNLRAARALEHTLAPVTDGAVSTLLGLLMLAGSNFDFIVRYFFVVLTVLTLLGLLHGLVLLPVLLSILGPPPEVVQMYKESPEVLSPPAAQGGGLRWGVAPTLPQSFARVTTSMTVALRPPPLPGAYVHPASEEPTWSPAATPAASGSSNLSSRGPCPAT; encoded by the exons CGGGCAGCCGGGTGAGCCAAGAGCTGCAATACACCAAGGAGAAGCTGGGGGAGGAGGCTGCGTACACCTCCCAGATGTTGATACAGACCCCGCGCCAGGAGGGGGAGAACGTCCTCACACCTGAGGCACTTGGCCTCCACCTCCAGGCAGCCGTCACCGCCAGTAAAGTGCAAGTATCACTCTATGGAAA GTCCTGGGATTTGAACAAAATCTGCTACAAGTCAGGAGTTCCCCTAATTGAAAATGGAATGATTGAGCGG ATGATTGAGAAGCTGTTTCCCTGCGTGATCCTCACCCCCCTCGACTGCTTCTGGGAAGGAGCCAAACTCCAAGGGGGCTCTGCCTACTTGCC GGGCCGCCCCGACATCCAGTGGACCAACCTGGATCCAGAGCAGCTGCTGGAGGAGCTGGGCCCCTTTGCCTCCCTTGAGGGCTTCCGGGAGCTGCTAGACAAGGCACAGGTGGGCCAGGCCTACGTGGGGCGGCCCTGTCTGCACCCTGACGACCTCCACTGCCCATCTAGTGCCCCTAACCATCACAGCAGGCAG GCTCCCAATGTGGCTCAGGAGTTGAGCGGGGGCTGCCATGGCTTCTCCCACAAGTTCATGCACTGGCAGGAGGAACTGCTGCTGGGAGGCATGGCCAGAGACCCCCAAGGACAGCTGCTGAG GGCAGAGGCCCTGCAGAGCACCTTCCTGCTGATGAGTCCCCGCCAGCTCTACGAGCACTTCCGGGGCGACTACCAGACACACGACATCGGCTGGAGCGAGGAGCAGGCCGGCACGGTGCTGCAGGCCTGGCAGCGGCGCTTCGTGCAG CTGGCGCAGGAGGCCCTGCCTGGGAACGCGTCCCAGCAGATCCACGCCTTCTCCTCCACCACCCTGGATGACATCCTGCACGCCTTCTCTGAAGTCAGCGCTGCCCGCGTGGTGGGAGGCTACCTGCTCATG cTGGCCTACGCCTGCGTGACAATGCTGCGGTGGGACTGTGCTCAGTCCCAGGGTGCTGTGGGCCTCGCCGGGGTGCTGCTGGTGGCCCTAGCGGTGGCCTCGGGCCTCGGGCTCTGCGCCCTGCTCGGCATCGCCTTCAATGCCGCCACTACCCAG GAGCGCACAGGTGAGTGTCTGCAGCGCACAGGCACCAGCGTTGCACTCACGTCCATCAACAACATGGTCGCCTTCTTCATGGCTGCCCTAGTTCCCATCCCTGCACTGCGGGCCTTCTCCTTGCAG GCGGCAGTAGTGGTTGGCTGCAACTTTGCAGCCGTGATGCTTGTCTTCCCAGCGGTCCTCAGCCTGGACCTGCACCGGCGCCACTGCCAGCGCCTTGATGTGCTCTGCTGCTTCTCTAG cCCCTGCTCTGCTCGGGTGATTCAGATTCTGCCCCAGGAGCTGGGGGATAGGACAGTACCAGTGGGCATTGCTCACCTGACTGCCACTGTTCAGGCATTTGCGCACTGTGAAGCCAGCAGCCAGCATGTGGTCACCATCCTGCCTCCCCAAGCCCACCTGGTGCCCCCACCTTCTGACCCACTGGCCTCTGAGCTCTTCAGCCCAGGAGGGTCAACACGGGACCTTCTAGGCCAGGAGGAGGGGACAAGGCAGAAGGCAGCCTGCAAGTCCCTGCCCTGCGCCCGCTGGAATCTTGCCCATTTCGCCCGCTCTCAGTTTGCACCCTTGCTGCTCCAGTCCCACACCAAG GCCATGGTGCTGGTACTTTCTGGGGCTCTTCTGGGCCTGAGCCTCTATGGATCGACCTTGGTGCAGGATGGGCTGGCCCTGACAGATGTGGTGCCTCGGGGCACCAAGGAGCATGCCTTCCTGAGCGCCCAGCTCAGGTACTTCTCTCTGTACGAGGTGGCCCTGGTGACACAGGGTGGCTTTGACTACGCCCACTCCCAACGCGCCCTCTTTGATCTGCACCAGCGCTTCAGTTCCCTCAAGGCAGTGCTGCCCCCACCGGCCACGCAGGCACCCCGCACCTGGCTGCACTATTACCGCAACTGGCTACAGG GAATCCAGGCTGCGTTTGACCAGGACTGGGCTTCTGGGCGCATCACCCACCACTCATACCGCAATGGCTCTGAGGATGGGGCCCTAGCCTACAAGCTGCTCATCCAGACCGGGGATGCCCAGGAGCCTCTTGATTTCAGCCAG CTGACCACAAGGAAGCTGGTGGACAAGGACGGGCTGATTCCACCTGAGCTCTTCTACGTGGGGCTGACCGTGTGGGTGAGCAGTGACCCTCTGGGTCTGGCAGCCTCACAAGCCAACTTCTACCCCCCACCTCCCGAGTGGCTGCATGACAAGTACGACACCACCGGGGAGAACCTTCGCA tcCCGGCGGCCCAGCCCCTGGAGTTTGCCCAGTTCCCCTTTCTACTGCACGGACTCCAGAAGACTGCAGACTTCGTGGAGACCATTGAGGGGGCCCGGGCAGCATGTGCCGAGGCAGGCCAGGCTGGGGTGCGCGCCTACCCCAGCGGCTcccccttcctcttctgggagCAGTATCTGGGCCTGCGGCGCTGCTTCCTGCTGGCGGTCTGCATCCTGCTGGTGTGCACTTTCCTCGTCTGCGCCCTGCTGCTGCTCAACCCCTGGGCAGCTTCCCTCATA gtACTGGTCCTGGCAGTGATGACCGTGGAGCTCTTTGGCATCATGGGTTTCCTGGGCATCAAGCTGAGCGCCATCCCCGTGGTGATCCTTGTGGCGTCTGTAGGCATTGGTGTCGAGTTCACGGTCCATGTGGCTCTG GGCTTCCTGACCTCCCAGGGTAGCCGGAACCTCCGGGCTGcccgggccctagagcacacattGGCCCCGGTGACCGATGGGGCCGTCTCCACATTGCTGGGTCTGCTCATGCTTGCTGGTTCCAACTTTGACTTCATTGTAAG GTACTTCTTCGTGGTGCTGACAGTACTCACACTCCTAGGCCTCCTCCATGGGCTCGTGCTGCTGCCTGTGCTGCTGTCCATCCTGGGCCCCCCACCAGAG GTGGTACAGATGTACAAGGAGAGCCCGGAGGTCCTGAGCCCACCAGCTGCACAAGGAGGAGGGCTCAGGTGGGGGGTagcccccacccttccccagagCTTTGCCAGAGTGACTACCTCCATGACCGTGGCCCTCCGCCCACCCCCACTGCCTGGTGCCTACGTCCACCCGGCCTCTGAAGAGCCTACTTGGTCCCCTGCTGCCACACCAGCTGCCAGTGGCTCCAGCAACCTCAGTTCTAGGGGACCATGTCCAGCCACCTGA